A genomic stretch from Peromyscus eremicus chromosome 6, PerEre_H2_v1, whole genome shotgun sequence includes:
- the LOC131912447 gene encoding guanine nucleotide-binding protein G(I)/G(S)/G(O) subunit gamma-10-like — translation MSSGASLNAMQRLMEQLKLEAGGMERIKVSQAAPELQQYCMQNACKDALLLGVPAGSNSFWEPRSCASL, via the coding sequence ATGTCTTCCGGGGCCAGCTTGAATGCCATGCAGCGCCTGATGGAGCAGCTCAAGCTGGAGGCCGGTGGCATGGAGAGGATCAAGGTCTCTCAGGCAGCCCCAGAGCTTCAGCAGTACTGCATGCAGAATGCCTGCAAGGACGCCCTGCTGCTTGGTGTCCCAGCTGGAAGCAACTCCTTCTGGGAGCCCCGATCCTGTGCTTCACTGTGA